Part of the bacterium genome, CGTGGGCACCGAGCACGAGCCCTGGCAGTGGCGTTCGATCCTGCGCCAGATGACGGCCCGCGGCCTGCTCACCACCGACCCGGAGGGCTACGGCGGCCTGGTGCTCACCGAGCGGGCACGACCCGTGCTCAAGGGCGACGAGACGCTCTTCCTGCGCCGGGAGACCCTCGACCGGGCCGGACCCGGCGGCGGCGGCGGGGCCCGCAAGCGGAAGAAGTCGGCCTCGGTGGCCTCGCTGGTGGACAACGACGAGCTGAACACGCCCGCGAACCAGGCCCTCTTCGACGAGCTGCGCGAGCTGCGCCTGCGGCTGGCCGAGGAGAACGGCGTGCCCCCCTACGTCATCTTTCACGACAAGACCCTGGCGGCCATGGTCGTGCACCGTCCGGAAAGCGCCGAGGCCCTGCTGCAGCTCAGCGGCGTCGGCGAGGCGAAGCTCGAGCGCTTCGGCGAGGCCTTCCTCGGCGTGATCCGCAACGCCGGCGGCGACGGCCCCGCCGAGCCCGTGCGCATCCCCTTCGTCGATGGGCCCTGACGCCGGGCGCGGCCGCCCTAGTGGAAGCCCACCTGGATCGCCACCAGCGACAGCAGCAGCAGCACGCCGAACCCGCCCACCTGCCGGTCCTCCACGTGCCAGATCTCGCGCCCGCGCACCAGGCGGCGGTGGTCGCGCCACGACACGGCGGCCACCACGGACAGCCCCGTGAGGATCGTCAGGGCCGTGATGTTGAAGTAGGCCACTCCGGGCAGGATCCGTTCCAGCGCCAGCTTGATCCCCACCGCCGCGAACATCATGCCGAGCACCAGGTTCGGTCGCGCGCGCACGAGGAACACCGCCGCGACGATCAGGATCACGAAGCCCACCTTGATGTAGTAGCTCATGTCGTTGAACCAGTGGGTGAGCGCGAACTGCGGGTCGTTGAACTTGACGTACACCTGCACGAAGCCGAAAAGGAGGCCGGCCAGGAGCGTGACCACGATGGCGCGCCGGCCCATGGCCACCACCTGGGCGTCGGTGGCGTCCGGCCGCAGGCGGCGCCGGTAGATGTCGACCGACCACAGGGTCGACACCGAGTTGAAGATCGAGTCGACCGAGCTCATCAGCGACGCGAACAGGCCGCACAGCACGAGCCCGCGCAGCCCCGCCGGCAGCAGCATGTTCACCAGCGTCGGGTAGGCCTGGTCCGGGTCGGACAGGGGGTGGTCACGCAGCAGGCCCGCCAGGGCGATGGCCGGCACGACGATCAGCAGCGCCGTGACGTACTTGAGCACGCCGGCCGCGAGCAGCCCCACCTGGGCGTCGCGCATGGAGCGCGCGGCGAGGGCCCGCTGCAGGATGATCTGGTTGCTCCCCCAGTAGTTCAGGTTCAGCAGCAGCATGGCCCCGATGGCCGTCCAGGGCAGCTTCGGGTGGTCGGCCGGCAGGTGCAGGTGCATCAGGTCGGTGTGCTCGTAGAGGGCGCCCCAGCCTCCCAGCCGCTCCAGCGCGACGAAGAGCAGCACGCAGCCGCCGCCCACCAGCAGCACGAACTGCACCGCGTCGGTGCGCACCACGGCCCGCAGGCCGCCCAGCCAGGTGTAGGTGGCCGAGAACACGCCCAGCACCACCATCATCAGCGCCACGCGCAGGGCCGGATCGGGCCCCAGCCACAGGATCTGCGCCGGGAAGAGGGCGTTCACGGCGTAGGCGCCCCAGAAGAGGGTCGTGCCCAGGTAGAGGAAGCCGTAGAGCACCATCGTCAGCACCGAGTACGCCGTGGCCACCCG contains:
- a CDS encoding sodium/solute symporter (Members of the Solute:Sodium Symporter (SSS), TC 2.A.21 as described in tcdb.org, catalyze solute:Na+ symport. Known solutes for members of the family include sugars, amino acids, nucleosides, inositols, vitamins, urea or anions, depending on the system.), with amino-acid sequence MAIGVFSRVRGETTAEEYFISNRSLRWPQIALSTVATNIHAGHFLGAAGSAYLYGLAQANLEINAVFGILLAAFVFVPLYLRMRVMTITQFFEARFGPRVATAYSVLTMVLYGFLYLGTTLFWGAYAVNALFPAQILWLGPDPALRVALMMVVLGVFSATYTWLGGLRAVVRTDAVQFVLLVGGGCVLLFVALERLGGWGALYEHTDLMHLHLPADHPKLPWTAIGAMLLLNLNYWGSNQIILQRALAARSMRDAQVGLLAAGVLKYVTALLIVVPAIALAGLLRDHPLSDPDQAYPTLVNMLLPAGLRGLVLCGLFASLMSSVDSIFNSVSTLWSVDIYRRRLRPDATDAQVVAMGRRAIVVTLLAGLLFGFVQVYVKFNDPQFALTHWFNDMSYYIKVGFVILIVAAVFLVRARPNLVLGMMFAAVGIKLALERILPGVAYFNITALTILTGLSVVAAVSWRDHRRLVRGREIWHVEDRQVGGFGVLLLLSLVAIQVGFH